In Sporichthya polymorpha DSM 43042, a genomic segment contains:
- a CDS encoding alpha/beta fold hydrolase: MAAPEFVDVAGRRTRVRLSGDPAGRPVVLLHGIGRSLEDWDPQFELLRSSNRLIALDLPGFGYSQRRPEPSSLPSFAAGVLETLDALGESRPVHLIGNSLGGAVSLGVLGAAPDRVASVVLVNSGGFGREVTYLLRMLAVPGLGKQMLRRPTRASARLIERALYHDRCTRPRSASTTR; the protein is encoded by the coding sequence GTGGCCGCGCCCGAGTTCGTCGACGTTGCCGGCCGCCGCACCCGGGTCCGCCTCTCCGGCGACCCGGCCGGGCGGCCGGTGGTGCTCCTGCACGGCATCGGGCGCTCGCTGGAGGACTGGGACCCGCAGTTCGAGCTGCTGCGGTCCAGCAACCGGCTGATCGCGCTGGACCTGCCCGGTTTCGGGTACTCCCAGCGGCGGCCGGAGCCCTCGTCGCTGCCGTCGTTCGCCGCGGGCGTGCTGGAGACGCTCGACGCGCTGGGGGAGTCGCGCCCGGTCCACCTGATCGGGAACTCCCTCGGCGGGGCGGTCTCCCTCGGCGTCCTCGGGGCCGCGCCGGACCGCGTCGCGTCCGTCGTGCTGGTGAACAGCGGCGGCTTCGGCCGTGAGGTCACGTACCTGCTGCGGATGCTCGCCGTCCCCGGGCTCGGCAAGCAGATGCTGCGCCGGCCCACCCGCGCCTCGGCCCGCCTGATCGAGCGCGCGCTCTACCACGACCGCTGTACGCGACCCCGGAGCGCATCGACCACGCGTTGA
- a CDS encoding alpha/beta fold hydrolase — protein MKLGREPDAAAFLAETALGLGTIRGVDQGWRRDLLIAARKHPKPMLIVWGDRDKILPHRHLETAKRAFPDARSHLFPDTGHMPQIERAPEFAALVQEFLASQV, from the coding sequence TTGAAGCTCGGCCGGGAGCCCGACGCCGCCGCCTTCCTGGCCGAGACCGCGCTCGGTCTCGGCACGATCCGCGGCGTCGACCAGGGTTGGCGCCGCGACCTGCTGATCGCCGCCCGCAAGCACCCGAAGCCGATGCTCATCGTCTGGGGCGACCGGGACAAGATCCTGCCCCACCGTCACCTCGAGACCGCCAAGCGCGCCTTCCCCGACGCCCGGTCCCACCTGTTCCCCGACACCGGCCACATGCCCCAGATCGAACGCGCCCCCGAGTTCGCCGCCCTCGTCCAGGAGTTCCTCGCCTCCCAGGTGTGA